Proteins found in one Triticum urartu cultivar G1812 chromosome 4, Tu2.1, whole genome shotgun sequence genomic segment:
- the LOC125551928 gene encoding peroxisomal membrane protein 11-3-like, producing MASEARKTAAAARPPPRDFLAHLEAYLARRDGVDKLLKISRYAARLALAAGPLPPPASARLKSFESSLGLSRKAFRLGKFVQDVNALRAHPGPLPPPFVLLAYGGEGVYYFIEQFVWLAKAGLLPAHLLPRLQRLSAWAELVGYVGSITIKLEEVTKMESSIKMRRAEGCGEENQAVTTMRGKLLLKRLSVVQDVADAFMALGDVTNGKGLLGSSTLTASAGLLSALISTHKNWNSC from the coding sequence ATGGCCTCCGAGGCTCGCAAGACCGCCGCCGCAGCGCGCCCGCCTCCCCGCGACTTCCTCGCCCACCTCGAGGCCTACCTGGCCCGCCGCGACGGTGTCGACAAGCTCCTCAAGATCTCCCGCTACGCCGCGCGCCTCGCCCTCGCCGCAGGGCCGCTGCCCCCGCCGGCCTCCGCGCGCCTCAAGTCCTTCGAGTCCAGCCTCGGCCTCAGCCGCAAGGCCTTCCGCCTCGGCAAGTTCGTCCAGGACGTCAACGCCCTCCGCGCGCACCCCGGCCCCCTCCCTCCGCCCTTCGTGCTCCTCGCCTACGGCGGCGAGGGCGTCTACTACTTCATCGAGCAGTTCGTCTGGCTCGCGAAAGCTGGCCTCCTCCCGGCGCACCTCCTCCCCCGCCTCCAGCGTCTCAGCGCCTGGGCCGAGCTGGTGGGCTACGTCGGCTCCATCACCATCAAGCTGGAAGAAGTGACGAAGATGGAGTCTTCAATCAAGATGCGGCGGGCGGAGGGTTGTGGGGAGGAGAACCAGGCGGTGACGACGATGCGGGGGAAGCTGCTGCTGAAGCGTCTGTCCGTTGTGCAGGACGTGGCGGATGCCTTCATGGCGCTAGGGGACGTGACTAACGGGAAGGGGTTGCTCGGTAGCTCCACGCTGACGGCGTCCGCCGGATTGCTGTCGGCGCTGATCAGCACGCACAAGAACTGGAATTCTTGCTGA